The Canis lupus dingo isolate Sandy chromosome 4, ASM325472v2, whole genome shotgun sequence genome contains a region encoding:
- the MRPS30 gene encoding 39S ribosomal protein S30, mitochondrial, which yields MAAARCSRLALRGRGSSLHTVAQAAVSAPEVTAPDVTAAPVARYPPIVASLTAKSKAARQRRVERWQASVHAAESVDEKLRILTKMQFTKYVVYPQTFALNADRWYQGFTKTAFLSGLPPPAEPAPAPAPALDLEALRAAACDGLLQEHFYLRRKRRPPVYGDREALASPFLDQLVAALVGLLSAQNPVLATAALDRKCPVHFYWLRGEEIISKGHRKGRVDALRYQINDKPHNQIRISKQLPEFVPLDYSIPIEIPVMTCKPDKLPLFKRQFENTVFIGSKTADPYCYGHTQFHLLPDKLKRERLLKRNCADQIEVVFRANAIASLFAWTGAQAMYQGFWSEADVTRPFVSQGVITDGKYFSFFCYQLNTLALTTQADQNNPRKNICWGTQSKPLYETIEDNNVKGFNDDVLLQIVHFLLNRPKEDK from the exons ATGGCGGCGGCCAGGTGCTCCAGGCTCGCGCTCCGCGGGCGGGGGTCCTCGCTGCACACTGTGGCCCAGGCCGCCGTCTCGGCTCCAGAAGTGACCGCCCCCGATGTCACGGCGGCCCCGGTGGCGCGCTACCCGCCGATTGTGGCCTCCCTGACCGCCAAGAGCAAGGCGGCACGCCAGCGGCGAGTGGAGCGGTGGCAGGCGTCGGTGCACGCGGCCGAGTCGGTGGACGAGAAGCTGCGAATTCTCACCAAGATGCAGTTCACGAAGTACGTGGTTTATCCGCAGACTTTCGCCCTGAACGCCGACCGCTGGTACCAGGGCTTCACCAAGACCGCCTTCCTGTCGGGCCTGCCGCCGCCCGCCgagcccgcgcccgcgcccgcgcccgccctgGACCTCGAGGCCCTGCGCGCCGCGGCGTGTGACGGCCTCCTGCAGGAGCACTTCTACCTGCGGCGCAAGCGGCGCCCGCCCGTCTACGGGGACCGCGAGGCTCTGGCCTCGCCCTTCCTGGATCAGCTGGTGGCCGCCCTCGTGGGCCTGCTCAGCGCGCAGAACCCGGTCCTGGCCACCGCCGCCCTCG ATCGTAAGTGCCCAGTTCACTTTTACTGGTTGCGAGgtgaagaaattatttctaagGGTCATCGGAAAGGTCGAGTTGATGCTTTACGATACCAAATAAATGATAAACCACACAACCAGATTCGAATATCCAAACAACTGCCAGAG tttgtgCCACTGGATTATTCTATACCCATCGAAATCCCTGTTATGACTTGTAAGCCAGACAAACTTCCATTATTCAAACGACAatttgaaaatacagtatttattg GCTCAAAGACAGCAGATCCATATTGTTATGGTCACACACAGTTTCATCTATTACCTGacaaattaaaaagggaaaggcTTTTGAAAAGGAACTGTGCTGATCAGATAGAAGTTGTTTTTAGAGCTAATGCTATTGCAAGCCTCTTTGCGTGGACTGGAGCACAAGCTATGTATCAAG GATTTTGGAGTGAAGCAGATGTTACTCGGCCTTTTGTctctcagggcgtgatcacagATGGAAagtacttttcctttttctgctacCAGTTAAATACTTTGGCACTGACTACACAAGCTGATCAAAATAACCCTCGTAAAAATATATGTTGGGGGACACAAAGTAAACCTCTCTATGAAACAATTGAGGATAATAATGTGAAAGGTTTTAATGACGATGTCCTACTTCAGATAGTTCACTTTCTACTGAACAGAccaaaagaagacaaatga